Proteins co-encoded in one Leptolyngbya boryana PCC 6306 genomic window:
- a CDS encoding RNA polymerase sigma factor — protein MIEPLRKQTLEGKRYVRRPEIESKIIKLSMLPRHELIARCKITTRSDPAYVPSECLVYFVRVCRDDNSDALFNQLYESLAGRVRCFSIQSSSQTNSSTEIKIREKVFDQFVNLLAHDRIEYMDKLDYYEVSFENVMKRRYLDAQKQIWRDEKRSTAFYDEETGEPTVAVERSAGSFDPFNPPAWADADYRSRLWETIDSLPPEQRQIILMIDRGIPIDSKDPDACTISKTLGKSEKTIRTYRNKAYAVLRAALNEGEDV, from the coding sequence TTGATAGAACCATTAAGGAAGCAGACATTAGAAGGAAAGCGATATGTCCGTAGACCTGAGATCGAGTCCAAAATCATTAAATTGTCGATGCTTCCTCGACACGAATTGATCGCGCGGTGCAAAATCACAACGCGATCTGATCCAGCTTATGTTCCAAGCGAATGCTTAGTATATTTCGTTCGCGTTTGCCGTGACGACAATTCAGATGCTCTCTTTAATCAGCTTTATGAAAGTTTAGCTGGACGGGTGCGCTGCTTTTCCATACAGAGCAGCAGTCAGACAAATTCTTCAACTGAAATTAAGATTCGAGAGAAAGTTTTCGATCAATTTGTGAATCTGCTTGCCCACGATCGAATTGAGTATATGGACAAACTCGACTACTACGAAGTGAGTTTTGAGAATGTCATGAAGAGGCGGTATCTCGATGCTCAGAAGCAGATCTGGAGAGATGAAAAGCGATCAACTGCTTTCTACGATGAAGAAACAGGTGAGCCAACTGTCGCGGTTGAACGATCGGCTGGAAGTTTTGATCCCTTCAATCCACCTGCTTGGGCTGATGCCGATTACCGATCGCGCCTTTGGGAAACGATTGATTCATTACCACCTGAACAGCGGCAGATTATCCTGATGATTGATCGAGGTATTCCAATCGATTCAAAAGATCCAGATGCGTGTACGATCTCGAAAACGCTCGGAAAGTCAGAAAAAACAATCCGAACCTATCGCAATAAAGCCTATGCTGTTCTGCGTGCCGCCCTCAACGAAGGAGAAGACGTATGA
- a CDS encoding heavy metal-responsive transcriptional regulator — MKEDLLIGELSRRVDLPAQTVRYYERLGLLDPPRRTASQYRIYSSEAEHRLRFIQQAKRFGLSLDEIKRLIKIRTEGAAPCADLKTMVKQHLDELDQHIQEMLVLRQELAQRYERIESVLSKPSAASIEDSCGGKICQLIERDDICGNQQG, encoded by the coding sequence GTGAAAGAAGACTTACTAATTGGCGAATTGAGCCGTCGAGTGGATCTTCCTGCTCAAACAGTTCGGTATTATGAACGCCTGGGGTTACTTGATCCACCCAGGCGAACAGCATCCCAGTATCGAATTTATTCATCCGAGGCTGAACACCGTTTACGGTTTATCCAGCAAGCCAAGCGTTTTGGGCTTTCTCTCGACGAAATTAAGCGACTGATTAAAATTAGAACGGAGGGTGCTGCCCCTTGTGCAGACCTCAAGACGATGGTGAAGCAGCACCTTGATGAATTAGATCAGCATATTCAGGAGATGTTAGTATTGCGCCAGGAACTAGCCCAGCGATATGAGCGAATTGAATCAGTCTTGTCTAAACCTTCGGCTGCATCTATCGAAGATAGTTGTGGCGGCAAGATTTGCCAACTGATTGAGCGAGACGATATTTGCGGTAATCAGCAAGGCTAG
- a CDS encoding ArsR/SmtB family transcription factor encodes MKDAIDALSALAQETRLSLYRLLVRTGPKGLPAGEIALQLDVNPSTVSRHLAQMERAGLIRSWRVQRQVFYAIDWKGTEALLAFLTENCCKADPDVWCDKQSSNCRK; translated from the coding sequence ATGAAAGATGCGATTGACGCGCTCTCAGCCTTAGCGCAAGAGACACGGCTATCGCTGTACCGTCTCCTCGTTCGCACCGGACCGAAAGGGTTACCTGCGGGGGAGATTGCGTTACAGCTAGACGTGAATCCTTCTACGGTGTCTCGGCATTTAGCACAGATGGAACGAGCAGGATTGATTCGTTCTTGGCGGGTGCAGCGACAAGTATTTTATGCGATCGACTGGAAAGGCACTGAGGCATTGCTGGCATTTTTGACTGAGAACTGTTGTAAAGCAGACCCCGATGTTTGGTGCGATAAGCAATCTAGCAATTGCCGCAAATAA
- a CDS encoding ArsR/SmtB family transcription factor, producing the protein MKLSNAVTSCCSGLLTGHLKNDDAIILAAMFRVLGEPARLQMLSLIAAQPNQEVCACELVEPLGLSQPTISHHLKVMYEAGLLEKERRGTWIYYRIVPKQLELLRKVLS; encoded by the coding sequence ATGAAGTTATCTAACGCTGTTACTTCTTGTTGTTCTGGGCTGCTGACAGGGCATCTGAAAAATGACGATGCAATCATCCTAGCGGCGATGTTTCGAGTGCTAGGTGAACCTGCACGACTGCAAATGCTAAGTCTAATTGCAGCACAGCCGAATCAAGAGGTTTGTGCCTGTGAATTGGTTGAGCCATTGGGATTATCACAACCGACTATTAGTCACCATCTCAAGGTAATGTATGAGGCAGGATTGCTGGAAAAAGAACGACGCGGTACTTGGATTTACTACCGCATCGTGCCAAAACAACTTGAATTATTACGAAAAGTTCTATCTTGA
- the fosX gene encoding FosX/FosE/FosI family fosfomycin resistance hydrolase: MIEGLSHITLIVQDLERMAHFLKHIFEAEEVYSSGDQTFSVSREKFFLISDVWIAIMEGDPLLSRTYNHIAFKVSDAEFDRYVDRVHALNIDLREGRSRFAEEGRSLYFYDYDNHLFELHTGTLEQRLAFYRRSE; encoded by the coding sequence ATGATTGAAGGATTAAGTCATATCACGCTGATTGTTCAAGACTTAGAGCGAATGGCGCACTTTCTAAAGCACATTTTTGAAGCTGAAGAAGTCTATTCGAGCGGCGATCAAACTTTCTCGGTCTCACGCGAGAAGTTCTTCTTAATCAGTGATGTGTGGATTGCCATTATGGAAGGTGATCCATTACTAAGCAGAACTTACAACCATATTGCTTTCAAAGTCTCAGATGCGGAATTTGATAGGTATGTTGATCGAGTTCATGCTCTGAACATTGATCTGCGTGAAGGGCGGAGTCGATTTGCTGAAGAAGGTCGATCGCTTTACTTCTACGACTACGATAATCATTTATTCGAGCTACACACAGGTACATTAGAACAACGCCTTGCGTTTTATCGTCGAAGTGAATGA
- a CDS encoding YnfA family protein gives MIQSMLFFVLAGLFELGGGYLVWLSLREGKSVWFAVIGVVLLGLYGAVPTLQPTNFGRAYAAYGGVFVVISILWGWLVDQIKPDKFDLLGGWIVLLGVLIMMYAPRN, from the coding sequence GTGATTCAATCCATGCTGTTTTTCGTTCTGGCTGGACTCTTTGAGCTTGGCGGCGGTTATTTGGTCTGGCTCTCGTTGCGAGAGGGAAAGAGTGTTTGGTTTGCTGTGATTGGAGTTGTATTACTTGGTCTCTATGGTGCTGTGCCAACACTACAACCGACTAATTTTGGACGCGCTTACGCAGCTTATGGCGGTGTTTTCGTCGTGATCTCTATCTTATGGGGTTGGTTAGTCGATCAAATCAAACCCGATAAATTTGATCTTCTAGGAGGTTGGATCGTATTACTAGGCGTTTTAATTATGATGTATGCCCCTAGAAACTAA
- the arsH gene encoding arsenical resistance protein ArsH: MSFDHKPRILFLYGSLRERSYSRLLAEEAARIIEEMGAEVRFFHPHDLPLPGSAPDTHPKVQELRELVQWSEGQVWSSPEMHGNVSGLLKMQVDWIPLSIGAVRPTQGKTLAVMQVCGGSQSFNAVNTLRVLGRWMRMFTIPNQSSVAKAYQEFDEDGTMKDSPYRDRVVDVMEELYKFTLLLRDKVDHLTDRYSERKEVTAKQAASIVSQSIGVAQ; this comes from the coding sequence ATGAGTTTTGATCACAAGCCTAGAATTTTGTTTCTTTATGGGTCTTTGCGGGAGCGATCGTACAGTCGCTTATTGGCAGAAGAAGCGGCACGAATCATAGAAGAAATGGGCGCAGAAGTCAGGTTTTTCCATCCTCATGATTTACCGCTCCCCGGCAGTGCTCCCGATACGCATCCGAAAGTGCAGGAATTACGCGAATTAGTGCAGTGGTCAGAAGGGCAAGTGTGGTCGAGTCCAGAAATGCACGGGAATGTGAGTGGACTCTTGAAGATGCAGGTCGATTGGATTCCGCTTAGTATTGGGGCAGTTCGACCGACCCAAGGAAAAACGTTAGCGGTGATGCAAGTCTGTGGGGGATCACAGTCGTTTAATGCGGTCAACACATTGCGGGTTCTAGGTCGTTGGATGCGGATGTTTACGATTCCAAATCAGTCATCTGTGGCGAAAGCGTATCAAGAGTTTGATGAAGATGGCACAATGAAGGACTCACCTTATCGAGATCGCGTGGTCGATGTGATGGAAGAACTCTACAAGTTCACGCTCTTGCTGCGTGACAAAGTGGATCACTTAACCGATCGCTATAGTGAACGCAAAGAAGTAACGGCAAAACAAGCTGCAAGTATTGTGAGTCAATCGATTGGAGTCGCTCAGTAG
- a CDS encoding ArsJ-associated glyceraldehyde-3-phosphate dehydrogenase, translating into MTVRVGINGFGRIGRLDFRAAWGWSEFEFVHINEVKGGAETAAHLLKFDSVHGRWTPEVEAGSDRILIDGKPVTFSEYAKPGDVPWEDYGVDIVLECSGKFRTTETLDPYFKRGVKKVIVAAPVKQGALNIVMGINDNLYQPGEHHLLTAASCTTNCLAPVVKVIHEGLGIKHGIITTIHDNTNTQTIVDAPHKDLRRARATSLSLIPTTTGSATAIGLIYPELNGKLNGLAVRVPLLNASLTDCVFEVARSTTVEEVNQLLKAASEGELKGILGYEERPLVSIDYKDDPRSSIIDALSTMVVDQTQVKILAWYDNEWGYSNRMVELAQKVALSLN; encoded by the coding sequence ATGACTGTACGGGTTGGGATCAATGGTTTCGGTCGAATTGGGCGGCTCGATTTCCGCGCTGCTTGGGGCTGGTCGGAGTTCGAGTTTGTTCACATTAATGAAGTTAAAGGCGGGGCGGAAACTGCCGCTCATCTGCTGAAGTTCGATTCGGTGCATGGACGGTGGACACCAGAAGTTGAAGCGGGGAGCGATCGTATTCTCATTGATGGAAAACCCGTGACCTTCAGCGAATATGCTAAGCCAGGTGACGTGCCCTGGGAAGATTACGGCGTTGATATCGTGCTGGAATGTTCAGGCAAGTTTCGTACCACTGAAACGCTTGATCCCTACTTCAAGCGCGGTGTGAAAAAGGTGATTGTCGCGGCTCCCGTCAAGCAAGGCGCACTTAACATCGTCATGGGCATCAATGACAATCTTTATCAGCCTGGCGAGCATCATCTGCTCACTGCTGCATCCTGCACCACCAATTGTCTTGCTCCCGTGGTCAAAGTAATTCACGAGGGATTAGGCATCAAGCACGGGATCATTACGACGATTCACGACAATACCAACACTCAAACGATCGTCGATGCACCTCATAAAGATCTCCGTCGAGCGAGAGCCACCAGTTTATCTCTGATTCCAACCACCACCGGATCAGCAACTGCGATCGGACTCATTTACCCAGAACTCAATGGCAAGCTCAATGGGTTAGCTGTCCGAGTGCCGTTACTTAATGCTTCACTCACTGACTGTGTGTTTGAGGTGGCGCGATCGACCACTGTTGAGGAAGTCAATCAATTGCTAAAAGCAGCTTCCGAGGGTGAACTGAAAGGCATACTGGGCTATGAAGAACGTCCCTTGGTTTCGATCGATTACAAAGACGATCCCCGCTCCTCGATCATTGATGCCCTTTCCACGATGGTTGTCGATCAAACACAGGTGAAAATTCTAGCTTGGTATGACAACGAATGGGGCTACTCAAATCGTATGGTTGAACTCGCTCAAAAAGTTGCACTGAGTCTGAACTAA
- a CDS encoding ArsI/CadI family heavy metal resistance metalloenzyme, which translates to MSRVQLALNVNDVDAAVEFYVKMFGTQPAKRRPGYANFAIAEPPLKLVLIENPAAAGTMNHLGVEVESSQQVVEAIDRVKAADLSVKIEEQTTCCYALQDKVWVQDPNGAKWEIYTVLEDSATFGTSSTATSVCCS; encoded by the coding sequence ATGTCTCGTGTACAACTTGCATTGAATGTTAATGATGTCGATGCAGCGGTTGAGTTCTACGTCAAAATGTTTGGAACCCAACCTGCTAAACGTCGTCCGGGCTATGCTAATTTCGCGATCGCAGAACCACCCTTAAAACTTGTCCTGATTGAAAATCCGGCTGCGGCTGGAACGATGAATCATTTAGGAGTCGAGGTGGAGTCCTCCCAACAAGTGGTCGAAGCCATCGATCGTGTCAAAGCAGCGGATTTATCGGTCAAGATTGAGGAGCAGACCACCTGTTGCTACGCCTTGCAAGACAAAGTTTGGGTTCAAGATCCAAACGGCGCGAAGTGGGAAATTTATACGGTACTAGAGGATTCTGCCACCTTTGGCACGTCTTCAACCGCCACTTCTGTCTGCTGTTCGTAA
- a CDS encoding thioredoxin family protein yields MSKQVVEVFTAGCPLCDEMVKLVRELACSNCEVQVWDLREEQATNESQKKVKQYGIHRVPAVVVNGKLAECCRNQQPISRESLIAAGIGQG; encoded by the coding sequence ATGTCCAAGCAAGTAGTTGAAGTTTTTACGGCTGGCTGTCCGCTATGTGATGAGATGGTCAAACTCGTGCGGGAGCTAGCCTGCTCTAATTGTGAGGTGCAGGTATGGGATCTGCGCGAGGAACAAGCTACAAATGAGAGCCAGAAGAAAGTAAAGCAGTATGGCATTCATCGGGTTCCTGCTGTAGTTGTTAATGGCAAACTAGCAGAATGCTGCCGAAATCAGCAGCCGATTTCTCGTGAATCATTAATTGCGGCTGGAATCGGGCAAGGATAA
- a CDS encoding DUF3185 family protein, translating to MNKMLGIAFIAAGLAAFWQAYEVLCDRDYLWSEEAERLQAQGEQPQRTPAWDREQKNQSLWWIAGGVSSLVFGVLLLAI from the coding sequence ATGAATAAGATGTTGGGTATTGCCTTTATCGCGGCTGGATTAGCAGCTTTCTGGCAAGCCTATGAAGTGCTGTGCGATCGCGATTATCTATGGTCAGAGGAAGCAGAACGCTTACAAGCTCAAGGAGAGCAACCACAGCGAACCCCCGCTTGGGATCGAGAGCAGAAAAATCAATCTCTTTGGTGGATTGCAGGCGGCGTAAGTAGTTTAGTGTTTGGAGTCTTACTCCTAGCGATTTAG
- a CDS encoding ArsR/SmtB family transcription factor, producing MTKAAEVSSNLVVLGFHALSDQLRVQVLDLLRDRELCVCDLCEVLNVTQSKLSFHLKTLKEAQLVRSRQEGRWIYYSLNLPQFVVLEQYLAEFRRFSPILPARSCRDSE from the coding sequence ATGACTAAAGCTGCCGAAGTCTCATCAAATTTAGTTGTTTTGGGCTTTCATGCACTCTCTGATCAATTGCGCGTTCAAGTGCTGGATTTGTTGCGCGATCGTGAACTTTGCGTCTGTGATTTGTGTGAAGTTCTAAACGTGACTCAATCGAAGCTCTCTTTTCATCTCAAAACGCTGAAAGAGGCTCAATTAGTTAGATCACGGCAAGAAGGGCGTTGGATTTATTACAGTTTGAATCTGCCACAGTTCGTTGTTCTCGAACAATATCTTGCTGAGTTTCGCCGCTTCAGCCCAATTCTGCCTGCTCGAAGCTGTCGCGACTCGGAGTAA
- a CDS encoding PstS family phosphate ABC transporter substrate-binding protein, with amino-acid sequence MAMQTSTLFKFLLGAGFVMTFGLVGCTSSNQATDSNQSQSSTPVRADVPNPVIPTHSGIKVDGSSTVYPISDLVAKEYRKEKGNKAGTIDVQFSGTSGGFKKFCAGETDINNASRPILKEEIEMCGKAGVRFYELPIAFDALTLVVNPQNTWAKDITVAELKKIWEPAAQGKITNWNQVRASYPNQPLKLYGAGKESGTFNYFNEVTTGKPNESRTDYTASEDDNELVAGVQKDPNALGYFGLSYYEAKQNELKALAVDYGDGRGAVLPSRETVEKAQYRPFSRPLFIYVNITAAQRKPELQAFVTYYLDNAKRLVTQVGYIPLPDEGYRLTNLHFYQGKVGTVFDGVPQPDLTISELLRKQAVF; translated from the coding sequence ATGGCAATGCAGACCTCAACTCTCTTCAAGTTTCTGCTGGGCGCTGGATTTGTAATGACTTTTGGGTTAGTTGGCTGTACTTCTTCGAATCAGGCAACCGATTCTAATCAATCCCAGTCTTCCACTCCTGTAAGAGCAGACGTGCCGAATCCAGTTATACCAACTCATTCTGGTATTAAGGTCGATGGATCGAGTACGGTTTATCCAATTTCAGATTTAGTTGCGAAAGAGTACCGCAAGGAAAAGGGCAACAAAGCAGGTACGATCGACGTTCAATTTTCCGGTACAAGCGGCGGCTTCAAAAAGTTCTGTGCAGGCGAAACCGACATCAACAATGCGTCTCGCCCGATCCTCAAAGAAGAAATAGAGATGTGCGGAAAAGCGGGTGTGCGGTTTTATGAGTTACCGATCGCATTCGATGCCCTCACACTGGTCGTCAATCCACAAAACACTTGGGCAAAAGATATTACGGTTGCGGAACTGAAGAAGATTTGGGAACCTGCTGCTCAAGGCAAAATTACAAATTGGAATCAGGTTCGCGCCTCCTATCCAAACCAACCGCTCAAACTCTATGGCGCAGGCAAAGAGTCTGGAACATTCAACTATTTCAATGAGGTCACAACCGGAAAGCCAAATGAGAGCCGGACGGATTACACCGCTAGCGAAGATGACAATGAGTTAGTGGCAGGTGTGCAGAAAGACCCCAATGCTTTAGGCTACTTTGGGCTTTCGTACTATGAAGCTAAGCAGAATGAGCTAAAAGCCCTCGCTGTGGATTATGGCGATGGTCGTGGTGCAGTTTTACCCTCGCGAGAAACGGTTGAGAAAGCGCAGTATCGCCCGTTCTCTCGTCCCCTATTTATTTACGTCAACATTACTGCTGCACAGCGTAAACCGGAACTGCAAGCGTTTGTGACATACTATCTCGATAATGCTAAACGGCTCGTCACACAGGTCGGGTACATTCCGCTACCAGATGAAGGTTATCGATTGACGAACCTGCATTTTTATCAAGGCAAGGTGGGAACAGTATTTGACGGTGTTCCTCAGCCTGATTTGACCATTAGCGAATTACTTCGCAAGCAAGCTGTGTTTTAG
- a CDS encoding phosphatase domain-containing putative toxin produces the protein MEQSTAQPITENLWWVIPKKLAGVRKPTAEELPELQAAGIGAIVSVMDDPTNLDLYQQSNIPYLWLPMKGGTAPTLEQVQKLQEFVDQSNQSAIAIHCTNGKRRTATMLAAYLISSGSSYDDAMQLIHSNNPDVKLREAQTLFLQNLAGAS, from the coding sequence ATGGAACAATCAACAGCACAACCAATTACAGAAAATCTTTGGTGGGTGATTCCGAAAAAGTTGGCAGGCGTTCGTAAGCCAACCGCAGAAGAATTACCAGAATTACAAGCAGCGGGAATTGGAGCGATCGTGTCTGTAATGGATGATCCGACTAATCTAGATTTATATCAACAGTCAAACATTCCTTATCTGTGGTTGCCCATGAAAGGTGGCACTGCACCCACTTTAGAACAAGTTCAGAAACTACAAGAGTTTGTTGATCAATCTAATCAAAGTGCGATCGCGATTCACTGCACAAATGGCAAACGGCGAACGGCAACGATGCTAGCTGCTTATTTGATCAGTAGCGGTTCTTCCTACGATGACGCGATGCAACTCATTCACTCGAACAATCCTGATGTCAAGTTGCGAGAAGCTCAAACTCTGTTTCTGCAAAATTTAGCGGGAGCGAGTTAA
- the arsB gene encoding ACR3 family arsenite efflux transporter produces the protein MSLNPRSTNTAPVQAGSALSFFEKYLTLWVFLCIGIGIVLGRLFPGIATALDAMSVYQVSIPIAVCLFFMMYPIMVKIDFSQAKQAVRAPTPVILTLIVNWLIKPFTMVAFAQGFLGGLFRPLITGTEVIRGSEVTLANSYIAGTILLGIAPCTAMVLMWGYLSYGNQGHTLVMVAVNSLAMLFLYAPLGRWLLAANDLAVPWETIALSVAIYVGLPLIAGIYSRHWILKHKGRAWFEQKFLKYLNPIAISALLITLVLLFAFKGELIVSNPLHILLIAVPLFLQTNFIFLISYVAALKLRLPYEDAAPAALIGASNHFEVAIATAVVLFGLNSGAALATVVGVLIEVPVMLMLVEVCKRTAFWFPRQPEKATLPDPRCVFPDRNYR, from the coding sequence ATGAGCCTCAATCCTCGATCGACGAATACCGCACCAGTACAAGCTGGCAGTGCATTGAGCTTCTTTGAGAAATATCTAACCCTTTGGGTCTTTTTGTGCATTGGAATCGGCATTGTGCTAGGAAGACTATTTCCGGGAATTGCAACCGCACTGGATGCCATGAGCGTTTATCAGGTGTCAATTCCGATCGCCGTTTGCTTGTTTTTCATGATGTATCCGATCATGGTGAAGATCGACTTCTCACAAGCCAAGCAAGCCGTTCGCGCTCCGACCCCTGTGATTTTAACCCTGATTGTAAATTGGCTAATTAAACCGTTTACGATGGTTGCTTTTGCTCAAGGGTTTTTAGGGGGATTGTTTCGCCCTCTGATCACTGGGACTGAAGTGATCAGAGGCAGCGAAGTGACGTTAGCGAATTCTTACATTGCTGGAACCATTCTGTTAGGCATTGCGCCTTGTACTGCAATGGTGCTGATGTGGGGTTACTTATCCTATGGCAATCAAGGTCATACCCTAGTGATGGTTGCGGTAAATTCGCTTGCGATGCTGTTTCTGTATGCCCCTTTGGGGCGGTGGTTATTAGCAGCAAATGATTTAGCCGTTCCTTGGGAAACGATCGCGCTTTCTGTTGCCATTTATGTTGGCTTACCGCTAATTGCCGGAATTTATTCACGCCATTGGATTTTGAAGCACAAAGGGCGAGCTTGGTTTGAGCAGAAGTTTCTCAAGTACCTGAACCCGATCGCAATTTCAGCCCTACTCATCACATTGGTTCTGCTATTTGCGTTCAAAGGCGAACTGATTGTCAGTAATCCCCTGCATATCTTGCTGATTGCAGTACCACTCTTTTTGCAGACCAATTTCATTTTTTTGATTTCATATGTTGCTGCTCTGAAACTTCGATTGCCTTACGAGGATGCGGCTCCCGCTGCGTTAATTGGGGCAAGCAATCATTTTGAAGTTGCGATCGCAACGGCTGTCGTTTTATTTGGCTTAAATTCTGGAGCCGCATTAGCAACCGTTGTTGGGGTGTTAATTGAAGTTCCAGTCATGCTGATGCTGGTTGAAGTGTGTAAACGCACTGCCTTTTGGTTTCCGCGCCAGCCTGAAAAAGCGACCCTGCCTGATCCCCGCTGTGTTTTCCCCGATCGTAACTATCGATAG
- the arsJ gene encoding organoarsenical effux MFS transporter ArsJ — MPSTTASSANLKNYILVTLAYWGFTITDGALRLLVLLYFYEIGYSPLQVAFLFLFYEVFGVVTNFLGGWIGSRLGLKATLYTGIGLQIFALIMLSFLDRNWAQWLAVAYVMVSQAFSGIAKDLTKLSSKSAIRLVVPQDAQSSLFKWVAILTGSKNALKGAGFFLGAALLASIGFVHSLWLMAGGLFALMFTGLLLPSGMGKIKGKVKFTQLFSKSREINILSAARFFLFGSRDVWFVVGLPVFLRGPLGWSFYQVGGFMALWVIGYGIIQSSAPTLIKRFGSGRPPSTSTIRFWTFTLTIVPVLIAIALAAGVNPNYAIVGGLMIFGVVFAFNSAVHSYLVLAYTDDDKVALNVGFYYMANSGGRLAGTVLSGLIYQSFGLIGCLWTSAAFVLAAALISLKLPTPQPSKAIAWKTKDGD, encoded by the coding sequence ATGCCCTCTACAACCGCATCTAGTGCCAATCTCAAAAACTATATTCTCGTAACGCTTGCTTATTGGGGCTTTACGATTACCGACGGCGCGCTTAGGCTGTTGGTGCTGCTCTACTTCTATGAAATTGGTTACTCCCCTTTACAAGTTGCATTCCTATTCTTGTTTTACGAAGTGTTTGGCGTTGTCACGAATTTCCTTGGTGGTTGGATTGGCTCCCGGCTCGGTCTAAAAGCGACGCTTTACACCGGGATTGGACTGCAAATCTTCGCGCTGATCATGTTGTCGTTTCTCGATCGCAATTGGGCGCAGTGGCTTGCGGTCGCCTACGTCATGGTGTCTCAGGCATTTTCTGGAATTGCGAAAGATTTGACGAAACTCAGTTCCAAAAGTGCAATTCGATTAGTCGTGCCGCAGGACGCGCAATCCTCGCTCTTCAAATGGGTTGCAATTCTTACGGGATCGAAAAATGCGCTGAAAGGGGCAGGGTTTTTCTTAGGAGCTGCATTGCTGGCTTCGATCGGCTTTGTGCATTCGCTCTGGCTGATGGCAGGTGGACTGTTCGCGTTGATGTTTACCGGATTATTGCTGCCGAGTGGCATGGGCAAAATCAAGGGCAAGGTGAAGTTCACGCAGCTCTTTTCTAAGAGTCGCGAAATCAACATTCTTTCTGCTGCACGATTCTTTCTGTTTGGTTCTCGTGATGTTTGGTTTGTGGTGGGCTTACCTGTATTCCTACGCGGACCGCTCGGCTGGTCATTCTATCAAGTGGGCGGATTTATGGCACTGTGGGTGATTGGCTATGGCATCATTCAATCTTCTGCACCAACCTTGATTAAACGCTTTGGATCAGGTCGTCCGCCCTCTACTAGCACGATTCGGTTTTGGACATTTACCTTAACGATCGTGCCTGTCTTGATTGCAATCGCGCTTGCGGCTGGAGTGAATCCAAACTATGCGATTGTCGGTGGCTTAATGATTTTTGGTGTGGTTTTTGCCTTCAATTCAGCCGTTCATTCTTACTTGGTTCTGGCATACACCGATGATGACAAAGTAGCGCTGAACGTTGGGTTTTACTATATGGCGAACTCTGGGGGACGATTGGCAGGAACCGTTTTATCAGGGCTAATCTATCAAAGCTTTGGGCTGATCGGTTGCTTGTGGACTTCGGCAGCGTTTGTTTTAGCTGCTGCATTGATTTCTCTCAAATTACCAACCCCACAACCGAGTAAAGCGATCGCTTGGAAAACGAAAGACGGAGATTAA